The nucleotide sequence TACGAAATTCTTAACATCTGTGCCAGTTGAGTCTGACTGATGCCTAGCTCCCGCACCGCCTAAAAAAACACATATATAAACTATAGCTACTCAAAAATTCTCCCCATATTTTTAACTGGCAGGGCAAAAACATCTTTGCTAATCGGGTATATTTCATCCCCCGGATAGATGACAAATCCCTTTTTGCAACGTAGGTCTTTCATACCGTTCCAGAAGCCTTTTTCAACTTTTGGACTCAGGGAATACTTTATCTCTATAGCGATTGGTTCATTCCTGTGATCAAAGAGCAAAAGATCAATTTCTGCTCCTGCACTTGTTCGATAAAAAAAGCTTTGCCAGTATTCAGGGATTATGCCGATAATCTGCTCAATTACGAAGCCTTCCCATGAATTGCCTGATGAAGGATGAATTTTTGTGTGAGAATACGTTGTATGGCTCTTGCCAGGGTCGTTTTACCAACCTGACGGGGTCCCAGGATTCCAACAACAGGATATTGTTTCAGAGAAAGTTCAGCGGTTTTTTGTGCCTTTCGTGTTATCATCATTGAATATTAAAATAAACTCTTTCGATTTGCAAGGTTAATTTTGGCAGTAACCCTTGTCCCCTCTATCTCTCTAAATATATCATATTTTTATAAATATCTTCCTACTATATAGAATTAACAATATAATCCAAAAAATTAAGACATGTGTTACAGCAAATAAAAGTGAGCCATTCAGGTAACCGGCAGCAGGTACAAATAATTGATTATAAAGCCAATCAACCCCATTGACAACGGAACCATCAGCTTTAGTTATCTTTATTAAGGAAATATAAATTTTCAACCAGACAATTGAAAGTACGTATAGAAATAAAGGATTCATGCCAAAGACAACAAACGGAAATGTCCACTTCTTATATCCCTGAACATCTATAAACCATAAGAGAATCGAAAGAAATATCAACGCCCAACCTGATGTATAAACCACATATGAACTTGTCCATAGAGATTTATTAATCGGGAAAGTTATACCCCAGATTTTCCCAATCAGTATAGCAGTAACACCCACTAAAAACATACAATAAACAAATGACTTAAGATTGGATTTTGTCTGTAATGATTCACCGGCTAAATATCCAAAAATAGTTGTTACAACAGCAGGGAGCGTGCTCAACAATCCTTCTGGATCAAAAGGTATTCCGATTCCTTTCCATAGATGATTTTCACCAAAAATCCTGAGGTCAATAACGCGGACTAAATTGCTTTCCATACCATAAGGGTCACCTTGGCCAAATCCCAATAATAGCAGCCAATAGATGATTAATATAATCCCTGATATGATTGTCAGTTTTTTTGAGTTGAAATAAAGACAAAACAATGCAGCTATTCCATATGCGATACCTATCCGTTGTAATACTCCCAATATACGCAAATCTGAAATCCCAGAGTTAAATGGAAATGCATTTAATGCCAATCCAATCAAAAAGATTATTAATGCCCGTTTTGCTATTTTACTTGTAGCAAATAAAGAAGTTTTATCGTCAAATTTCCTGAATGAATACGATATAGCAACGCCAACTATAAAAAGAAAAAATGGGAAAATTAAATCCGTGGGAGTGCATCCATGCCACTTTGAATGACTCAGAGGTGCGTAAACATGAGAGAAGCTTCCGGGAAAATTTACAATAATCATTGACGCAATTGTAATTCCCCGGAAAGTATCCAGAGCTAATAAACGATCAAATTTTTCCATTTTTATTAAGCCCTGAATTTTTGGATTACGTACATAACATTGGAAGTGAGATGCGGGAGTAAATAGGGAACGTACATCAGTTTATAAGTTAATCATCCATCTATACAGAAGTTACGGTCTTTAGCCAGTTGTTCACCTCCGCTCACCGCCGTACTGACTGCCGGCTGCGAAATTCTTAACATTGTTGCTACGGTACTTAGGAAATGCTCTACTGGTATCTACCTCATTTAAAAT is from Thermodesulfobacteriota bacterium and encodes:
- a CDS encoding DUF4143 domain-containing protein, with translation MHPSSGNSWEGFVIEQIIGIIPEYWQSFFYRTSAGAEIDLLLFDHRNEPIAIEIKYSLSPKVEKGFWNGMKDLRCKKGFVIYPGDEIYPISKDVFALPVKNMGRIFE
- a CDS encoding heparan-alpha-glucosaminide N-acetyltransferase domain-containing protein, giving the protein MEKFDRLLALDTFRGITIASMIIVNFPGSFSHVYAPLSHSKWHGCTPTDLIFPFFLFIVGVAISYSFRKFDDKTSLFATSKIAKRALIIFLIGLALNAFPFNSGISDLRILGVLQRIGIAYGIAALFCLYFNSKKLTIISGIILIIYWLLLLGFGQGDPYGMESNLVRVIDLRIFGENHLWKGIGIPFDPEGLLSTLPAVVTTIFGYLAGESLQTKSNLKSFVYCMFLVGVTAILIGKIWGITFPINKSLWTSSYVVYTSGWALIFLSILLWFIDVQGYKKWTFPFVVFGMNPLFLYVLSIVWLKIYISLIKITKADGSVVNGVDWLYNQLFVPAAGYLNGSLLFAVTHVLIFWIILLILYSRKIFIKI